In Miniphocaeibacter halophilus, the following proteins share a genomic window:
- the ribD gene encoding bifunctional diaminohydroxyphosphoribosylaminopyrimidine deaminase/5-amino-6-(5-phosphoribosylamino)uracil reductase RibD: protein MDEKKFMALAIELAEKGRGKVNPNPLVGAVIVKDGEVIGRGYHEEYGRAHAEVNAINSSKKSLCGSTMYVTLEPCCHQGTNSPCTEAIIKSGISEVVVGTLDPNPIVAGKGVGILKAKGINVKVGFLEEECKELIKIFSHYIKTKTPYVTMKYAMTMDGKIATKTNKSKWITGDEARENVHKTRGEYAGIMVGINTVVNDDPMLTCRLEGFYNPIRIICDTNLILSLDSKIVRTARKVRTIIATCNRDLKKQREYINLGCEILVTDMKDGHINLSQLMKKLGEMKIDSILLEGGGTLNWSALEGGIVKSLQVYIAPKLFGGLHGISPIRGDGVSDPINSIKLSPPTVKYFGSDILLESEVLF, encoded by the coding sequence ATGGACGAAAAAAAGTTTATGGCTTTGGCAATTGAACTAGCAGAAAAAGGTAGGGGTAAAGTAAATCCAAATCCATTAGTAGGAGCAGTAATTGTAAAAGATGGGGAGGTTATTGGAAGGGGATACCATGAAGAGTATGGTAGGGCTCATGCAGAGGTTAATGCAATAAATTCCTCTAAAAAATCCTTATGTGGTTCAACAATGTATGTAACCTTAGAGCCTTGTTGTCATCAAGGAACAAATTCACCTTGTACAGAAGCAATAATAAAAAGTGGAATTTCAGAAGTTGTAGTTGGAACATTGGATCCAAACCCAATTGTTGCCGGAAAGGGAGTTGGAATTCTTAAAGCTAAAGGAATAAATGTAAAAGTAGGATTTTTAGAAGAGGAGTGCAAGGAATTAATAAAAATATTTTCTCATTATATTAAAACTAAAACTCCCTATGTAACTATGAAATATGCAATGACTATGGATGGAAAAATTGCAACAAAAACCAATAAATCAAAGTGGATTACAGGCGATGAGGCAAGGGAAAACGTCCACAAAACCAGAGGGGAATATGCCGGCATTATGGTTGGTATTAATACAGTTGTTAATGACGATCCAATGCTGACTTGTAGACTTGAGGGTTTCTATAATCCAATAAGAATTATATGTGATACTAATTTAATTCTTTCACTAGATTCAAAAATAGTAAGGACAGCAAGGAAGGTAAGAACAATTATTGCCACCTGTAATAGAGACCTTAAGAAACAAAGGGAATATATTAACCTTGGTTGTGAAATTCTTGTAACAGATATGAAAGATGGTCATATTAATCTTTCTCAACTAATGAAAAAACTGGGAGAAATGAAAATAGATAGTATTTTACTTGAAGGAGGAGGAACTTTAAATTGGTCGGCTTTAGAAGGGGGAATTGTGAAATCCCTTCAGGTTTATATTGCTCCCAAATTATTTGGTGGCTTACATGGTATTTCACCAATTAGAGGAGACGGCGTCAGTGATCCAATTAATTCAATAAAGTTGTCTCCACCAACAGTTAAATATTTTGGCTCGGATATTCTATTAGAAAGTGAGGTTTTATTTTAA
- a CDS encoding OsmC family protein, giving the protein MEKSLYKASIESIEGMKTIARVRNFELILDEPIEEGGFDEGMTPVEALLSSLGA; this is encoded by the coding sequence ATGGAGAAAAGTTTATATAAGGCAAGTATAGAGTCTATAGAAGGAATGAAAACTATAGCAAGGGTAAGAAATTTTGAATTAATATTAGATGAGCCAATAGAAGAAGGTGGCTTTGATGAAGGTATGACACCAGTAGAAGCCTTGTTATCATCCTTAGGTGCTTGA
- the ribE gene encoding 6,7-dimethyl-8-ribityllumazine synthase, with protein sequence MKVYEGNLIADNIKVGIVAGRFNEFITSKLLSGAIDGLKRHNVKEEDIEVAWVPGAFEIPLIAAKMAENNKYDAIICLGAIIRGSTTHYDYVCSEVSKGIAHISLNSEKPVLFGVLTTENIEQAIERAGTKAGNKGFECAEGAIEMVNLIRGLES encoded by the coding sequence ATGAAAGTATACGAAGGAAATTTAATAGCGGACAATATAAAAGTTGGAATAGTAGCAGGAAGATTTAACGAGTTTATTACATCAAAGTTATTATCGGGAGCAATTGATGGACTTAAAAGACACAATGTAAAAGAAGAGGATATAGAAGTGGCTTGGGTACCTGGTGCTTTTGAAATTCCTTTAATAGCTGCTAAAATGGCTGAAAATAACAAATATGATGCAATAATATGTTTAGGAGCTATAATTAGAGGTTCAACTACCCACTATGACTATGTTTGTAGTGAAGTTTCAAAGGGCATAGCACATATTTCTTTAAATAGTGAAAAACCTGTTTTATTTGGAGTATTAACAACAGAAAACATAGAACAAGCCATTGAAAGAGCGGGAACAAAAGCAGGTAACAAAGGATTTGAATGTGCTGAAGGTGCAATTGAAATGGTTAATTTAATAAGGGGATTGGAAAGTTAA
- a CDS encoding Cof-type HAD-IIB family hydrolase gives MKLFAFDLDGTLLSDSKEITENSLKAIKRINQLGYKWVIVTGRNYDLVKPILEQYDLSCDLILNNGHQYIDSNHKEIKRIPIENETLKEALPILLKDTNHTTIFTNKEKYIFTDKESYFYEHIKILGTVNNNHYLNSTESIDYYKKMLLYNTKTLNLSDSLITKNIDVLKIDLANFDENKIQDSYLLLQDINNLGVHKTSDYSLEITEISSNKAVMLMDLVKEKDFSLENVYIFGDSMNDIELFETFPNSIAMGNANRKIKEKAKWITDTNNNDGIYKAIKNII, from the coding sequence ATGAAACTATTTGCATTTGATTTAGACGGAACCCTACTATCTGACTCAAAGGAAATTACAGAAAATTCTTTAAAAGCTATAAAAAGAATAAATCAATTAGGATATAAGTGGGTAATTGTAACAGGTAGAAACTATGATTTGGTAAAACCGATTTTAGAACAATACGATTTAAGTTGTGATTTAATTTTAAATAATGGCCATCAATATATAGATTCAAATCATAAGGAAATTAAACGTATACCTATTGAAAATGAAACACTAAAGGAAGCTTTACCGATTCTATTAAAGGATACAAATCATACAACTATATTTACTAACAAAGAAAAATATATTTTTACTGATAAAGAATCATATTTTTATGAACATATTAAAATTTTAGGTACTGTTAATAATAACCATTATTTAAATTCAACAGAATCTATTGATTACTATAAAAAGATGTTACTTTATAATACAAAAACTCTTAACTTGTCCGATTCTTTAATAACAAAAAATATCGACGTCTTAAAAATAGACCTTGCAAATTTTGATGAAAATAAAATACAGGACAGTTACCTATTGTTACAGGACATAAATAATTTAGGTGTACACAAAACATCAGATTATTCTCTAGAGATAACAGAAATTTCTTCTAATAAGGCTGTTATGTTAATGGATTTAGTAAAAGAAAAAGATTTTTCTTTAGAAAATGTATATATTTTTGGTGATAGTATGAACGATATTGAGCTATTTGAAACTTTTCCAAATTCAATTGCTATGGGAAATGCTAACAGAAAAATCAAAGAAAAGGCGAAATGGATTACAGACACTAACAATAATGATGGCATATATAAAGCTATTAAAAATATTATTTAG
- a CDS encoding bifunctional 3,4-dihydroxy-2-butanone-4-phosphate synthase/GTP cyclohydrolase II, with the protein MKFKLVEEAISDIREGKIVMVVDDEDRENEGDLICAAEFATRENINFMAKYAKGLICMPMSRKIAENLQLTPMVTVNTDNHETAFTVSIDHKETSTGISAEERGLTARLSVDENSKPEDFRRPGHMFPLVAKDNGVLERNGHTEATVDLMKLANLKECGICCEIMADNGQMMRREELKEFAKKWNITYISIKDLQDYRKNKDKLVKMVSKTNLPTKYGDFTLYCYINILNQEHHLALVKGDVNNEGNVLCRLHSECLTGDTFGSLKCDCGKQLENAMKKISEKGQGIILYMRQEGRGIGLVNKIKAYNLQDKGMDTLDANLALGFKGDLREYYIGAQMLKDLGVSSIKLLTNNPDKVNQLSEFGIKITERLPIEIEANKHDLFYLNTKKNRMGHILNI; encoded by the coding sequence ATGAAATTTAAATTAGTTGAAGAAGCTATTTCCGATATTAGAGAAGGAAAAATAGTAATGGTAGTTGATGATGAGGACAGGGAAAATGAAGGAGATTTAATTTGTGCAGCAGAATTTGCTACAAGGGAAAACATTAATTTTATGGCAAAGTATGCTAAAGGATTAATATGTATGCCTATGAGTAGAAAAATTGCTGAAAACCTACAGTTGACTCCAATGGTAACCGTAAATACCGATAATCATGAAACAGCCTTTACCGTTTCTATTGACCATAAAGAAACATCAACAGGTATATCAGCTGAAGAAAGAGGCCTTACAGCTCGTTTATCTGTAGATGAAAATAGTAAGCCGGAAGATTTTAGAAGACCTGGCCATATGTTTCCCCTTGTTGCAAAAGATAATGGAGTTTTAGAAAGAAATGGTCATACAGAGGCCACAGTAGACTTAATGAAATTAGCAAATTTAAAGGAATGTGGAATTTGTTGTGAAATTATGGCAGATAACGGGCAGATGATGAGAAGGGAAGAATTAAAAGAGTTTGCAAAAAAATGGAACATTACATATATTTCCATAAAAGATTTACAAGATTATAGAAAAAATAAGGACAAATTAGTAAAAATGGTTTCAAAGACTAATTTACCAACTAAATATGGAGACTTTACACTCTATTGCTATATAAATATATTAAACCAAGAACATCATTTAGCATTGGTAAAAGGAGATGTAAATAATGAAGGTAATGTACTTTGTAGATTACATTCTGAGTGTTTAACAGGAGATACCTTTGGCTCTTTAAAATGCGATTGTGGAAAACAACTGGAAAATGCTATGAAAAAAATTTCAGAAAAAGGGCAGGGAATAATTTTATATATGCGTCAAGAAGGTAGGGGAATAGGACTTGTAAATAAAATAAAGGCTTATAACTTACAGGATAAGGGAATGGATACTCTAGATGCAAATCTTGCCTTAGGATTTAAGGGGGATTTAAGAGAATATTATATAGGAGCACAAATGCTAAAGGACCTAGGAGTTAGTTCCATAAAACTTTTAACTAATAATCCGGATAAGGTAAATCAGCTTTCTGAATTTGGTATTAAGATTACAGAGCGTTTACCAATTGAAATAGAAGCTAATAAACATGATTTATTTTACTTAAATACAAAGAAAAATAGAATGGGACATATTCTAAATATATAG
- a CDS encoding agmatinase family protein, which translates to MKKNTHGEKALLAAEKLVEKMGGMDKSKVNEKLPLFVRDDIPSYAGIATFLKTPYYEDFNNIKDLDVAFVGAPFDVGTTFRPGTRFGPESMRSISKLFKTYNFEAGIDLALEMKMGDIGDIFSIHAIDREIEQLSEAVSTILKQNVFPVVLGGDHSIAYGTIKGVAKSIEGKVGVIQLDRHLDMTPLMMGEKMHDTPLYHAGSLPNVDPKNIVHIGIGGWQNDARAAAGTKERGQTVLTVDDVDELGVDKVAEIALEKAWANGVEAVYLTVDVDVIDSGISNGTGWPEPGGLLPREVLRLVRKLAEPGLIGMEVVEVSPPYDDNNQQTALMGVRIICDTLCSLVQNGHLPKK; encoded by the coding sequence ATGAAAAAAAATACTCATGGCGAAAAAGCACTTTTAGCAGCAGAAAAACTTGTAGAAAAGATGGGTGGAATGGACAAAAGCAAGGTAAATGAAAAATTACCACTATTTGTTCGAGATGACATACCTTCGTATGCAGGAATAGCAACATTTTTAAAAACTCCATATTATGAAGATTTTAATAATATTAAGGATTTAGATGTTGCATTTGTAGGAGCACCTTTTGACGTAGGAACAACATTTAGACCGGGAACACGTTTTGGTCCAGAGTCTATGAGATCTATTTCAAAATTATTTAAAACATATAATTTTGAAGCGGGAATCGATTTAGCATTGGAAATGAAAATGGGAGATATTGGTGATATTTTCTCTATTCATGCAATAGACAGAGAAATTGAACAATTAAGTGAAGCAGTATCAACTATTTTAAAACAAAATGTATTTCCTGTTGTACTTGGAGGAGACCATTCTATTGCTTATGGAACAATAAAAGGAGTTGCAAAATCAATAGAAGGAAAAGTTGGAGTAATACAACTTGATCGTCATTTAGACATGACTCCACTTATGATGGGAGAAAAAATGCATGACACACCATTGTATCATGCAGGTTCATTACCAAATGTAGATCCTAAAAATATTGTTCACATAGGTATTGGTGGCTGGCAAAACGATGCAAGAGCAGCAGCTGGTACAAAAGAACGTGGACAAACAGTTTTAACAGTTGATGATGTAGATGAACTTGGAGTAGATAAAGTAGCTGAAATAGCTTTGGAAAAAGCTTGGGCAAATGGTGTAGAAGCCGTTTATCTAACAGTAGACGTAGATGTTATTGACAGTGGAATTTCAAATGGTACTGGATGGCCAGAACCAGGTGGATTACTTCCAAGAGAAGTTCTTAGATTAGTAAGAAAATTAGCGGAACCAGGTCTTATTGGTATGGAGGTTGTAGAAGTGAGTCCTCCTTATGATGACAATAATCAGCAAACAGCCTTAATGGGTGTTAGAATTATTTGTGATACCTTATGTTCATTAGTACAAAATGGACATTTACCAAAGAAATAA
- a CDS encoding OsmC family protein, producing the protein MMVAKGFSKKLKLNIKSIKIDVSGEMDKNKSKGFSLIKTTYYIDTDDSEKQINKFINLIEKYCPVKLTITDSPEFETEIKII; encoded by the coding sequence ATGATGGTGGCTAAAGGGTTTAGCAAAAAATTGAAATTAAATATTAAATCTATAAAAATTGATGTTAGTGGTGAAATGGATAAAAATAAAAGTAAAGGGTTTTCACTAATAAAAACGACTTATTATATAGATACTGATGATTCAGAAAAACAAATTAACAAATTTATTAACCTAATAGAAAAATATTGTCCTGTAAAACTAACAATTACAGACAGTCCTGAGTTTGAAACAGAAATAAAGATAATTTAA
- a CDS encoding PTS transporter subunit EIIC → MKNKNKSSWKDGIQVFGRSLLLPIAVLAPVGMIMGICSALSQPYMLEKFPLIGNETLQLIIKSLQSITSIVFNNIPLLFAMGVAQGVAKKEKGIAVFASVAGYLTLNQVMNIFLTVTGNLAEPETMAQVGQGMVLGIQTLKIEAMGGIICGLVAAKVANRFYNLELPLAFAFFGGKKSIPIITIAAMVPIGLVVPIIWELLTRFLISISFIFMTPYIGSGIFYALNRALIPFGLHHVLSSIVRFTEAGGIYIINGAEYIGILPAINEILFNLGPSDPSWSQYMPKLTSYLGGAQMLTTLFRVPAIGLAMYKTAFTKNKKIAKGVILTCVLTAFLGNVTEPLEFTFLFISPALFIVYCIISGIMTIPYQLLNISIGYIRGTIFDFGIFGLLYENTHWINLILLGIVNFVVFYFVFKWFILKFELETPGRESFEVNEASSVLIKEKNWDKIADIAIEGLGGKENILSLENCISRLRIDLKNPKLVDEKELKNSGCAGIFFPKENHIHVVFGPHVEFVRLAMEDKI, encoded by the coding sequence ATGAAAAATAAAAATAAGTCGAGCTGGAAAGATGGTATACAAGTATTTGGTCGTTCACTTCTTTTACCTATTGCAGTATTAGCTCCTGTTGGAATGATAATGGGAATATGTAGTGCCCTTTCTCAACCATATATGTTGGAAAAATTTCCTTTAATAGGAAATGAAACACTTCAATTGATTATTAAAAGTTTGCAATCGATTACCAGTATTGTATTTAATAACATACCTTTACTTTTTGCTATGGGAGTTGCACAAGGGGTTGCTAAGAAAGAAAAAGGTATTGCAGTATTTGCTTCAGTTGCAGGTTATTTAACCTTAAACCAAGTAATGAATATATTTTTAACAGTAACAGGTAATCTTGCCGAACCTGAGACTATGGCACAAGTTGGACAGGGTATGGTATTAGGTATTCAAACCCTTAAGATAGAGGCTATGGGTGGGATTATTTGTGGATTAGTAGCAGCAAAAGTAGCTAATAGATTTTATAATTTAGAACTTCCATTGGCGTTTGCGTTTTTTGGAGGTAAAAAATCAATACCTATTATAACAATAGCGGCGATGGTGCCAATTGGTCTTGTAGTTCCAATAATATGGGAATTACTAACTAGATTTTTAATTAGTATATCTTTTATTTTTATGACACCATATATAGGGAGTGGTATCTTCTATGCTCTAAATAGGGCTTTAATTCCTTTTGGTTTACATCATGTTTTATCTTCTATAGTAAGATTTACTGAAGCAGGAGGAATATATATTATAAATGGTGCGGAATATATAGGTATCTTGCCAGCTATAAATGAAATTTTATTTAATTTAGGTCCTTCAGATCCCTCTTGGTCTCAATATATGCCAAAGCTAACAAGTTATTTAGGAGGAGCTCAAATGCTTACAACATTATTTAGAGTTCCAGCTATAGGATTAGCTATGTATAAAACAGCGTTTACTAAAAATAAGAAAATAGCTAAAGGTGTTATTTTAACATGTGTTTTAACAGCGTTTTTAGGAAATGTTACAGAACCGTTGGAATTTACTTTTCTATTTATTTCACCAGCTTTATTTATAGTGTATTGTATTATATCTGGAATAATGACTATTCCGTATCAGCTTTTAAATATATCTATAGGATATATACGAGGAACTATTTTTGATTTTGGTATTTTTGGACTTTTATATGAAAATACTCATTGGATAAATTTAATTTTATTAGGAATAGTAAATTTTGTAGTTTTTTATTTTGTATTTAAATGGTTCATTTTAAAATTTGAATTAGAAACTCCAGGCCGTGAATCATTTGAAGTTAATGAGGCTAGTAGTGTATTAATTAAAGAAAAAAACTGGGATAAAATTGCGGATATTGCTATAGAAGGTTTAGGAGGAAAAGAAAATATTTTAAGTTTGGAAAATTGTATTTCTAGATTAAGAATTGATTTAAAAAATCCAAAGTTAGTTGATGAAAAAGAATTAAAAAATTCAGGCTGTGCAGGAATTTTCTTCCCTAAAGAAAATCATATTCATGTAGTTTTTGGACCACATGTAGAATTTGTAAGATTAGCAATGGAAGATAAAATATAG
- the nagA gene encoding N-acetylglucosamine-6-phosphate deacetylase — protein MIIYSKQVCTLDGIVEAYVKIKDGKIISIDKSCDSEFIDYSNLIIMPGYIDIHIHGWANGSFWMEKTPESIWKMQEHLPKCGVTSFLATTGADSIEETCRSIEAANIVYLNQKKGADFLGVHMEGPFISKEYKGLQQEEHCIEPNINLMERFYNLQDDKSMIKLMTLAPELNNAKELIKYNKERKIQNSIGHSGASFDCIKELKQYGLGGVTHMFSGMKAFHHRELSVVGAALYFDDLYCEFAKQTGMTVKHEAFDFVYRLKSDDKVYLTTDCQGIARTQKPFYHYIRGEKFEPDNGKLKITKDSGEIEFIDPDDYDSVKDLEVSYEDSVKNMLKHTNMDLISLSKITSLNPAKYIGVDNKKGSIEIGKDADIIALDSNFNVIKCYCKGIEY, from the coding sequence ATGATAATATATTCAAAACAAGTTTGTACTTTAGATGGAATAGTAGAAGCTTACGTAAAAATTAAAGATGGAAAAATTATAAGTATAGATAAATCTTGTGATTCGGAATTTATTGATTATAGTAATTTAATAATTATGCCTGGTTATATAGACATTCATATACATGGTTGGGCAAATGGTTCATTTTGGATGGAAAAAACTCCGGAATCTATTTGGAAAATGCAAGAACATCTACCTAAGTGTGGCGTTACTTCTTTTTTAGCAACAACAGGGGCTGATTCTATAGAAGAAACCTGTAGATCTATTGAAGCAGCTAATATAGTTTATCTTAATCAAAAAAAGGGAGCGGATTTTTTAGGAGTCCATATGGAAGGGCCCTTTATTTCAAAAGAATATAAGGGGTTGCAACAGGAAGAACATTGTATCGAACCAAATATTAATTTAATGGAGAGATTTTATAATCTGCAAGATGATAAATCAATGATAAAACTTATGACACTAGCTCCTGAATTAAATAATGCAAAGGAACTCATTAAATATAATAAGGAAAGAAAAATACAAAATTCAATAGGCCACAGTGGAGCATCCTTTGATTGTATAAAAGAATTAAAACAATATGGATTAGGTGGAGTAACTCATATGTTTAGTGGTATGAAGGCATTTCATCATAGGGAATTAAGTGTAGTTGGAGCAGCCTTGTATTTTGATGATTTATATTGTGAGTTTGCAAAACAAACAGGTATGACTGTAAAGCATGAGGCTTTTGACTTTGTTTACAGATTAAAGTCAGATGATAAAGTATATTTAACTACAGATTGTCAAGGAATAGCTAGAACACAAAAGCCCTTCTATCACTATATTAGAGGAGAAAAATTCGAACCAGATAATGGAAAATTAAAAATTACAAAAGATTCTGGTGAGATAGAATTTATTGATCCAGATGATTATGATTCTGTAAAAGATTTAGAAGTAAGTTATGAAGATTCTGTAAAGAATATGTTAAAACATACTAATATGGATTTAATATCTTTAAGTAAAATTACTAGTTTAAACCCGGCAAAGTATATAGGTGTTGATAATAAAAAAGGATCTATAGAGATAGGAAAAGATGCTGATATTATAGCGTTAGATAGTAACTTTAATGTAATTAAATGCTATTGTAAGGGCATAGAATATTAA
- a CDS encoding class-II fumarase/aspartase family protein — protein MRALYDSKSKLDDRGIKKLLTEESKVESWLIIESALAKAQGEVGFIPKDAANNIQDSCKIENIDFEEMYRIKEKIGHGFVPFLKVLVKACNDIGEKYVHYGVTTQNIQQTGQLYILKEVMEIIKGFISDILDNLSVLAENNAFTVMPGRTHGKHAIPITYGYKVSVWISELIANLNRIKESEKRIFQVMMGGAVGSFNATGELGRRVQDLVAKELNMYSMEVPSRNMCIHKIEFINNLAMLCNTFHKIAEETYYTGLEEIGEVSESFTPGTVGSSTMPQKINPKLSKGIIANSQKLYSIVSLGYYSSVRMFEGDSSSYMLFDGLLEEAVELAAEIIIRAEELTRTIDIKKDKMKINAELNKGLDNSEYIMMEVAKKIGKDNAHELMYKKAMQTEIDGKDYLTVLKEDKIISSMFKEEEIEELTNPANYIGEGPKIAKDMAKKAKDKSLELKSKIK, from the coding sequence ATGAGAGCGTTATATGATTCTAAAAGTAAACTTGATGATAGGGGAATTAAAAAATTATTAACAGAAGAATCTAAAGTAGAGTCATGGTTAATAATTGAATCTGCTTTAGCAAAAGCCCAAGGTGAAGTTGGATTTATACCTAAAGATGCTGCTAATAACATACAGGATTCTTGTAAAATTGAAAATATAGATTTTGAAGAAATGTATAGAATTAAGGAGAAAATAGGGCATGGATTTGTACCATTTTTAAAAGTTTTAGTTAAAGCTTGTAATGATATCGGAGAAAAATATGTTCATTATGGTGTAACAACTCAGAATATACAGCAGACAGGACAATTATATATTCTTAAAGAAGTTATGGAAATAATAAAGGGGTTTATTTCTGATATTCTTGATAATTTATCTGTTTTAGCAGAAAATAATGCATTTACAGTTATGCCAGGAAGAACTCATGGGAAACATGCAATTCCAATAACATATGGCTATAAAGTATCTGTATGGATAAGTGAGTTAATTGCCAATTTAAATAGAATAAAGGAAAGTGAAAAAAGAATTTTTCAGGTTATGATGGGAGGAGCTGTAGGAAGTTTTAATGCTACAGGAGAATTAGGAAGAAGGGTACAGGATTTAGTTGCTAAAGAATTAAATATGTATTCTATGGAAGTTCCTTCAAGAAATATGTGTATACATAAAATAGAATTTATTAATAACTTAGCTATGTTATGTAATACATTTCACAAAATAGCAGAAGAAACATATTATACAGGACTGGAAGAAATAGGAGAAGTAAGTGAGAGTTTCACACCAGGAACTGTTGGAAGCTCAACAATGCCGCAGAAAATAAACCCTAAATTATCAAAGGGAATTATTGCTAATTCACAGAAACTCTATTCTATAGTATCTTTAGGATACTATTCTAGTGTTAGAATGTTTGAAGGAGATAGTAGTTCTTATATGCTATTTGATGGTTTATTAGAAGAAGCTGTTGAATTAGCCGCGGAAATAATAATTAGGGCTGAGGAACTAACACGAACAATAGATATTAAAAAAGATAAGATGAAAATAAATGCAGAATTAAATAAAGGGCTTGATAATAGTGAATATATTATGATGGAAGTAGCAAAAAAAATAGGTAAGGATAATGCTCATGAGTTAATGTATAAAAAAGCCATGCAGACCGAGATAGATGGTAAAGATTATCTAACTGTATTGAAAGAGGATAAAATTATATCAAGTATGTTTAAAGAAGAAGAGATAGAAGAATTAACAAATCCAGCAAATTATATAGGGGAAGGACCTAAAATTGCAAAGGACATGGCAAAAAAAGCAAAAGATAAGTCCTTGGAATTAAAATCTAAAATAAAGTAG
- a CDS encoding riboflavin synthase, translating into MFTGIIEEVGEIDSISRKGNSLSLRIKADKIMSNISIGDSIAVNGICLTVTEFTQDGFLVDSMRETLEKTSLKNSKVGDLVNLERAMTANGRFGGHIVTGHIDGVGKIVEVKKDEIATWYRIQTNEKIMQYIIEKGSIAIDGISLTIVDFTEDSFRVSVIPHTFNETILSYKKIGSMVNLENDCVGKYIERILNINKEKESNISREFLLKYGF; encoded by the coding sequence ATGTTTACAGGAATTATTGAAGAAGTAGGAGAAATTGACAGTATTAGCCGTAAGGGAAATTCTTTAAGTTTAAGAATAAAAGCAGATAAAATTATGTCCAATATTTCAATAGGAGACAGTATTGCTGTTAATGGAATTTGCTTAACTGTTACAGAATTTACTCAAGATGGATTTTTAGTTGATTCTATGAGAGAAACTCTAGAAAAAACTTCCTTAAAAAATTCCAAAGTAGGAGATTTAGTAAATTTAGAAAGGGCAATGACAGCTAACGGCCGTTTTGGAGGCCATATAGTAACAGGACACATTGACGGAGTTGGAAAGATTGTAGAAGTAAAAAAAGATGAAATTGCAACTTGGTACAGAATACAAACCAATGAAAAAATTATGCAATATATTATTGAAAAAGGCTCAATAGCTATTGATGGAATTAGTCTTACTATTGTTGATTTTACAGAAGATAGTTTTAGAGTATCGGTTATTCCACATACCTTTAATGAAACAATACTATCCTATAAAAAAATTGGAAGTATGGTAAATTTGGAAAATGATTGTGTTGGTAAATATATTGAAAGAATTTTAAATATAAACAAAGAGAAGGAAAGCAATATTTCCAGGGAATTTTTATTAAAATATGGATTTTAG